In the Helianthus annuus cultivar XRQ/B chromosome 11, HanXRQr2.0-SUNRISE, whole genome shotgun sequence genome, one interval contains:
- the LOC110888412 gene encoding root allergen protein-like, with amino-acid sequence MDVASMEVEITSSLSASKLFKMLSDFDTIAPKVIPQTYKSIALMQGDGGVGSIKSVTFGNGTTWKQKIDAIDTSNLSVSYTLFHLY; translated from the exons ATGGATGTTGCTTCCATGGAGGTTGAGATCACTTCTTCCCTTTCAGCTTCTAAACTTTTCAAGATGCTTTCTGACTTTGACACCATTGCACCTAAAGTAATTCCTCAAACATACAAATCCATCGCCCTTATGCAAGGTGATGGTGGCGTTGGAAGCATCAAGAGCGTTACTTTCGGTAATG GTACAACATGGAAACAGAAGATAGATGCTATTGACACAAGCAACCTTTCAGTTAGCTACACCTTGTTTCACTTATACTAG
- the LOC110890511 gene encoding root allergen protein-like: MDVASMEVEITSSLSASKLFKMLSDFDTIAPKVIPQTYKSIALMQGDGGVGSIKSVTFGNGTTWKQKIDAIDTSNLSVSYTLFDGDASSDIMDTATHHIKCISSANGGSVYKHTCFIKCKGDAKITDDFINLSKESMTDTFKALESYVIDHPEIY; the protein is encoded by the exons ATGGATGTTGCTTCCATGGAGGTTGAGATCACTTCTTCCCTTTCAGCTTCTAAACTTTTCAAGATGCTTTCTGACTTTGACACCATTGCACCTAAAGTAATTCCTCAAACATACAAATCCATCGCCCTTATGCAAGGTGATGGTGGCGTTGGAAGCATCAAGAGCGTTACTTTCGGTAATG GTACAACATGGAAACAGAAGATAGATGCTATTGACACAAGCAACCTTTCAGTTAGCTACACCTTGTTTGATGGTGATGCATCGAGTGATATAATGGACACAGCAACCCATCATATTAAGTGTATATCTTCAGCTAATGGAGGATCTGTATATAAACATACATGCTTCATTAAGTGTAAAGGTGATGCTAAGATAACTGACGATTTTATTAATCTTAGCAAAGAATCCATGACGGACACTTTCAAGGCGCTGGAGTCATATGTTATTGATCATCCTGAAATTTACTAG